The following coding sequences lie in one Primulina huaijiensis isolate GDHJ02 chromosome 2, ASM1229523v2, whole genome shotgun sequence genomic window:
- the LOC140971210 gene encoding carotene epsilon-monooxygenase, chloroplastic, translated as MSAAPILSSSPLANRYCHHRRSHRVAGTPAPFIKNSINNKPPNTKPASWVSPDWLTGITKSLTSAGLKDESNIPNASAKLDDVADLLGGALFLPLFKWMNDYGPIYRLPAGPRNFVVVSDPPIAKHVLKNYGAKYAKGLVAEVSEFLFGSGFAIAEGSLWTVRRRAVVPSLHKKYLSIVVDRVFCRCAEQLVAKLKPAVLNGSAVNMEEAFSQLTLDVIGLALFNYNFDSLTTNNPVIDAVYTALKEAELRSTDILPYWKINFLCKVIPRQIKAEKAVSLIRQTVEELISKCKEIVETEGERISEEEYVNDTDPSILRFLLASREEVSSTQLRDDLLSMLVAGHETTGSVLTWTSYLLSKYSSSLEKARVEVDRVLQGRLPTYEDIKNLKFLTRCIMESMRLYPHPPVLLRRAQVADVLPGNYKVNPGQDIMISVYNIHHSAQVWERPEEFLPERFDLEGPVPNETNTDFRYIPFSGGPRKCVGDQFALLEAIVALAVFVQRFNFELIPDQDIGMTTGATIHTTNGLYMKVSRRPTDSI; from the exons ATGTCAGCCGCACCCATTCTCTCCTCTTCACCCCTCGCCAACCGCTACTGCCACCACCGACGCAGCCACCGGGTCGCTGGGACCCCAGCACCATTCATCAAGAACTCCATAAACAACAAGCCGCCGAACACCAAGCCCGCCTCGTGGGTGAGCCCAGATTGGCTAACCGGTATTACAAAATCTCTAACATCAGCAGGCCTAAAAGACGAGTCCAACATACCCAATGCCAGTGCCAAGCTGGACGATGTTGCGGACCTTCTCGGTGGGGCGCTTTTCCTCCCTCTGTTCAAGTGGATGAATGATTATGGGCCCATCTACCGCCTCCCCGCCGGGCCCAGGAATTTTGTGGTGGTAAGTGATCCCCCCATTGCCAAGCATGTGTTGAAAAACTATGGCGCAAAGTACGCAAAAGGGCTCGTGGCTGAAGTGTCTGAGTTCTTGTTTGGATCTGGTTTTGCCATTGCGGAAGGGTCTCTTTGGACG GTGAGGCGTAGGGCTGTGGTTCCATCACTCCACAAGAAGTACTTATCAATAGTTGTAGATCGGGTCTTTTGCAGATGTGCTGAGCAGTTGGTGGCAAAGCTGAAGCCTGCTGTGCTCAACGGGTCAGCTGTAAACATGGAGGAAGCATTTTCGCAACTTACACTTGATGTTATTGGTCTTGCTTTATTCAACTACAATTTTGATTCTCTTACGACCAATAATCCTGTCATTGATGCGGTTTACACTGCGCTGAAAGAGGCAGAGCTGCGTTCAACTGATATATTACCTTACTGGAAG attaattttttatgtaaagTTATCCCTAGACAGATTAAAGCTGAAAAGGCAGTTTCTTTGATCAGACAAACGGTGGAAGAACTCATATCAAAGTGCAAGGAGATTGTGGAAACTGAGGGTGAACGGATTAGTGAGGAAGAGTATGTAAATGACACAGACCCGAGCATTCTTCGATTCTTACTAGCTAGTAGAGAGGAA GTTTCTAGCACACAGCTAAGGGATGACCTTTTATCAATGTTAGTCGCCGGTCATGAAACCACTGGCTCTGTGTTAACTTGGACGAGTTATCTGCTCAGTAAG TATTCATCCTCTTTGGAAAAAGCACGAGTTGAGGTCGATAGAGTTCTACAGGGGCGTCTTCCTACCTATGAAGACATAAAGAATCTCAAGTTCTTGACACGTTGCATAATGGAATCAATGCGTTTATACCCACATCCACCC GTCTTGTTGAGACGAGCTCAAGTAGCTGACGTGCTACCAGGGAACTATAAAGTTAATCCTGGTCAAGATATCATGATTTCAGTGTACAATATTCATCACTCTGCCCAG GTTTGGGAAAGACCGGAGGAGTTTCTGCCAGAAAGATTCGATTTGGAAGGACCCGTTCCCAACGAAACAAACACTGATTTCAG ATACATACCATTCAGTGGAGGGCCACGTAAATGTGTTGGCGATCAATTCGCTTTGCTCGAAGCAATTGTAGCCCTGGCAGTGTTTGTTCAGCGCTTCAACTTCGAGTTGATCCCTGATCAAGATATTGGCATGACCACTGGTGCCACCATTCACACGACAAAC GGCTTATACATGAAAGTGAGCCGAAGGCCAACTGATTCAATTTAG